In a genomic window of uncultured Sphaerochaeta sp.:
- a CDS encoding glycosyltransferase: MRVLITTDFYLPTLGGVTTVVLNERSTLTKLGHEVRLLTIGPRRTSYCEDGVYHLHASPVKLFPDSSMTFSYHDPLLAEILAWKPEVVHSNNEFFTMGYARRIAKALGVRLVHTCHTDFTRYNEQMRIRHHLWDQLMGKVVKRRVRFSDLIISPSEAHRSMLCRYGIAKEMVVLPSGIELERFSLPPLEHTLDALRTSLGLVSSDFVLMSVSRLAAEKRLNLTIDAFFLLTVLHKEAKLVIVGGGPKEASLKKQVRDLGLEKQVIFTGFVAPADIPLYYHIADLFVSSSIRESQGLGFIEAMAASLPVLLQEDGSLGFSIEEEACGYLYGEERQFVHLVDRLMADRAKLQSMGRSAKEASQRFSLMQWAQTLSSYLAGETPFEEGHQTNH, encoded by the coding sequence GTGAGAGTACTCATCACCACCGATTTCTACCTTCCTACCCTCGGAGGGGTCACCACGGTCGTGCTGAATGAACGGAGCACACTGACCAAGCTTGGTCACGAAGTGCGCCTCCTCACCATCGGGCCAAGGCGGACATCCTACTGTGAGGATGGGGTATATCATCTGCATGCATCGCCTGTGAAGCTCTTCCCCGACTCCTCCATGACTTTCTCGTATCATGATCCTCTTCTTGCAGAGATCCTTGCTTGGAAGCCCGAGGTGGTGCACTCAAACAATGAGTTCTTCACCATGGGCTATGCACGACGAATTGCTAAAGCGTTGGGAGTCAGGCTGGTCCACACCTGTCATACCGACTTCACCCGATACAACGAGCAGATGCGCATCCGTCACCACCTGTGGGACCAGCTCATGGGCAAGGTTGTCAAAAGGCGGGTGCGTTTTTCGGATCTTATCATCAGTCCTTCCGAAGCCCATCGCTCCATGTTGTGCCGCTACGGCATTGCCAAGGAGATGGTGGTGCTTCCCAGTGGCATCGAGCTCGAGCGGTTTTCCCTTCCCCCGCTTGAGCATACGCTTGATGCATTACGTACTTCCTTGGGCTTGGTCAGTTCGGATTTCGTTTTGATGAGTGTTTCCAGGTTGGCAGCTGAGAAGCGCCTGAACCTCACCATCGACGCTTTTTTCCTGCTCACGGTCCTGCACAAGGAGGCAAAGCTGGTCATCGTCGGAGGAGGGCCGAAGGAAGCAAGCCTGAAAAAGCAGGTGCGTGATCTTGGTTTGGAGAAACAGGTCATCTTCACCGGTTTTGTTGCACCTGCTGACATTCCTCTCTACTACCATATCGCTGACCTCTTCGTCTCTTCCTCGATCAGGGAGTCCCAAGGTCTGGGCTTCATCGAGGCGATGGCTGCATCACTGCCAGTCCTCTTGCAGGAGGATGGCTCGCTAGGCTTCTCCATCGAGGAAGAGGCGTGTGGATATCTATACGGGGAGGAACGCCAGTTCGTGCATCTGGTGGACCGTCTGATGGCTGACAGGGCGAAGCTGCAATCGATGGGGAGGAGCGCAAAGGAAGCCAGCCAGCGATTCTCCCTGATGCAGTGGGCCCAGACCCTCAGCTCATATCTTGCGGGGGAAACGCCGTTTGAGGAAGGCCACCAGACGAATCACTGA